Proteins encoded by one window of Sus scrofa isolate TJ Tabasco breed Duroc chromosome 12, Sscrofa11.1, whole genome shotgun sequence:
- the CAMTA2 gene encoding calmodulin-binding transcription activator 2 isoform X9: MAAAAVTRGTPGENSHHLKIFLPKKLLECLPRCPLLPPERLRWNTNEEIASYLITFEKHDEWLSCAPKTRPQNGSIILYNRKKVKYRKDGYLWKKRKDGKTTREDHMKLKVQGMECLYGCYVHSSIVPTFHRRCYWLLQNPDIVLVHYLNVPALEDCGKGCSPIFCSISSDRREWLKWSREELLGQLKPMFHGIKWSCGNGTEEFSVEQLVQQILDTHPTKPAPRTHACLCSGGLGSGSLTHKCSSTKHRIISPKVEPRALTLTSVPHPPEPPPLIAPLPPELPKAHTSPSSSSSSSSSSGFGEPLEIRPSPPTSRGGSSRGGTAILLLTGLEQRTGGLTPTRHLAPQADPRPSMSLAVVVGSEPSAPPAPPSPAFDPDRFLNSPQRGQTYGGGQGVSPDFPEAEAAHTPCPALEPAAALEPQAATRGSPPQSRAGGRRGNCFFIQDDDSGEDLKAQGAAPPVPSPPPSPPPSPAPLEPSGRVGRGEALFGGAGGAGELEPFSLSSFPDLMGELISEEAPGGPAPAPQLSPALSTITDFSPEWSYPEGGVKVLITGPWTEAAEHYSCVFDHIAVPASLVQPGVLRCYCPAHEVGLVSLQVAGREGPLSASVLFEYRARRFLSLPSTQLDWLSLDDNQFRMSILERLEQMEKRMAEIAAAGQTPGQGPDVPPIQDEGQGPGFEARVVVLVESMIPRSTWRGPERLAHGSPFRGMSLLHLAAAQGYARLIETLSQWRSVETGSLDLEQEVDPLNVDHFSCTPLMWACALGHLEAAVLLFRWNRQALSIPDSLGRLPLSVAHSRGHVRLARCLEELQRQEASAEPPLALSPPSSSPDTGLSSVSSPSELSDGTFSVTSAYSSAPDGSPPPAPLPASEITMEMVPGQLPSGAPEAPLLLMDYEATNPKGPPPSPPPPPPAPDGGAAPEEADGPAAVDVIPVDMISLAKQIIEATPERIKREDFVGLLEAGAPVRERTGAVGLSETMSWLASYLENVDHFPSSAPPSELPLERGRLALPPAPSWAEFLSASASGKMESDFALLTLSDHEQRELYEAARVIQTAFRKYKGRRLKEQQEVAAAVIQRCYRKYKQFALYKKMTQAAILIQSKFRSYYEQKRFQQSRRAAVLIQQHYRSYRRRPGPPHRPTGPLPARSKGSFLTKKQDQAARKIMRFLRRCRHRMRELKQNQELEGLPQPGLAT; the protein is encoded by the exons GAGATTGCATCCTACTTGATCACCTTCGAGAAGCATGATGAGTGGCTATCCTGTGCCCCCAAGACAAG GCCTCAGAATGGCTCCATTATCCTCTACAACCGCAAGAAGGTGAAATACCGGAAGGATGGTTACCTCTGGAAGAAGCGGAAAGACGGGAAGACCACCCGAGAGGACCACATGAAGCTGAAGGTCCAGGGCATGGAG TGTCTCTATGGCTGCTACGTTCACTCTTCCATCGTCCCCACATTCCATCGGCGCTGCTACTGGCTGCTCCAG AACCCCGACATCGTCCTTGTGCACTACCTGAACGTCCCAGCCCTGGAGGATTGTGGAAAGGGCTGCAGCCCCATCTTTTGTTCCATCAGCAGCGATCGTCGAGAGTGGCTGAAGTGGTCCCGGGAGGAGCTGTTGGGACAGCTGAAGCCCATGT TCCATGGCATCAAGTGGAGCTGTGGGAACGGGACGGAAGAGTTCTCTgtggagcagctggtgcagcagaTCCTGGACACCCACCCGACCAAGCCTGCACCCCGAACCCACGCCTGTCTCTGCAGTGGGGGCCTTG GTTCTGGGAGCCTTACCCACAAGTGCAGCAGCACGAAACACCGCATCATCTCTCCCAAAGTGGAGCCCCGAGCTTTAACCCTGACCTCTGTCCCCCATCCCCCTGAGCCCCCTCCACTGATAGCCCCACTTCCCCCGGAGCTCCCCAAGGCACATAcctccccctcttcttcctcctcttcttcctcttcttctggcTTTGGGGAACCCCTAGAGATCAGACCTAGCCCTCCCACCTCCCGAGGGGGTTCTTCGAGGGGAGGCACCGCTATCCTCCTCCTGACAGGACTGGAGCAGCGAACCGGGGGCTTGACCCCCACCAGGCACTTGGCTCCCCAGGCTGATCCTAGGCCTTCCATGAGcctggctgtggttgtaggctctGAGCCCTCTGCCCCACcagctcctcccagccctgcctttgACCCTGATCGTTTTCTCAACAGCCCACAGAGGGGCCAGACAtatggaggggggcagggagtaAGCCCAGACTTCCCGGAGGCAGAGGCTGCCCATACCCCCTGTCCTGCCCTTGAGCCCGCTGCTGCTCTGGAGCCCCAGGCGGCTACTCGGGGTTCCCCTCCACAGTCCAGAGCCGGCGGGAGAAGAGGAAACTGCTTCTTCATTCAAGATGATGACAGTGGGGAGGATCTCAAGGCCCAGGGGGCTGCCCCACCAGTACCTTCACCCCCTCcttcacccccaccctcacctgccCCCTTGGAGCCGTCGGGCAGAGTAGGAAGAGGGGAGGCCTTGTTTGGAGGAGCTGGTGGGGCCGGCGAGCTAGAGCCCTTCAGCCTCTCATCATTCCCTGACCTCATGGGAGAACTCATCAGCGAGGAAGCTCCtggcggccccgcccccgccccccagctctcTCCTGCTCTTAGCACCATCACAGACTTCTCCCCAGAGTGGTCCTACCCAGAG GGTGGGGTCAAGGTGCTCATCACAGGACCTTGGACGGAGGCCGCCGAGCATTACTCCTGTGTCTTCGATCACATCGCAGTGCCAGCCTCGCTCGTCCAGCCCGGTGTCTTACGCTGCTACTGTCCCG CCCATGAGGTTGGGCTGGTGTCTTTGCAGGTGGCAGGGCGGGAGGGGCCCCTGTCTGCCTCTGTGCTCTTTGAGTATCGAGCCCGCCGATTCCTGTCACTGCCTAGCACTCAGCTTGACTGGTTGTCACTGGACG ACAACCAGTTCCGGATGTCCATCCTGGAGCGACTGGAGCAGATGGAGAAGCGGATGGCAGAGATTGCGGCAGCGGGGCAGACCCCAGGCCAGGGTCCTGACGTGCCTCCAATTCAG GATGAAGGCCAGGGGCCCGGGTTCGAGGCACGCGTGGTGGTCCTGGTAGAGAGCATGATCCCACGCTCCACCTGGAGGGGTCCTGAACGTCTGGCCCATGGAAGCCCCTTCCGGGGCATGAGCCTTCTGCACCTGGCTGCCGCCCAGGGCTACGCCCGCCTCATCGAGACCCTGAGCCAGTGGCG GAGTGTGGAGACCGGAAGCTTGGACTTAGAGCAAGAGGTTGACCCGCTCAATGTGGACCATTTCTCTTGCACTCCTCTG ATGTGGGCTTGTGCTCTGGGCCACCTGGAGGCTGCCGTGCTCCTTTTCCGTTGGAACAGACAGGCGCTGAGCATTCCTGACTCTCTGGGCCGCCTGCCCCTGTCTGTGGCTCATTCCCGGGGTCACGTGCGCCTCGCCCGCTGCCTTGAGGAACTGCAGAGACAGGAAGCTTCCGCTGAGCCCCCACTTGCCCTGTCGCCACCCTCCTCCAGCCCAGATACTG GTCTGAGCAGTGTCTCCTCGCCTTCGGAGCTGTCGGATGGCACTTTCTCCGTTACATCAGCCTATTCTAGTGCCCCGGACGGGAGTCCTCCCCCTGCTCCTCTGCCGGCCTCTGAGATTACAATGGAGATGGTCCCGGGCCAGCTCCCCTCTGGTGCCCCAGAGGCCCCCCTGCTCCTCATGGACTATGAAGCCACCAACCCCAAAGGGCCCCCACCCTCTccgcctcctcccccaccagccccagaCGGCGGAGCTGCTCCAGAGGAAGCTGATGGCCCAGCGGCTGTGGATGTGATCCCG GTGGACATGATCTCACTGGCCAAGCAGATCATCGAAGCCACACCAGAGAGGATTAAACGAGAGGACTTCGTGGGGCTGCTCGAGGCAGGAGCCCCAGTGCGGGAGCGGACGGGGGCTGTGGGGCTCAGCGAAACCATGTCCTGGCTGGCTAGCTACCTGGAGAATGTGGACCATTTCCCCAGCTCAGCCCCTCCCAG CGAACTGCCCTTGGAGCGGGGTCGCCTGGCTCTCCCTCCAGCACCTTCCTGGGCAGAGTTTCTCTCGGCGTCTGCCAGTGGCAAGATGGAGAGTGATTTTGCTCTGCTGACACTATCGGATCACGAGCAGCGGGAACTGTATGAGGCGGCCCGAGTCATCCAGACAGCCTTCCGAAAGTACAAG GGCCGGCGGCTGAAGGAGCAGCAGGAGGTAGCAGCAGCTGTAATCCAGCGCTGTTACCGGAAGTACAAGCAG tTTGCACTCTATAAGAAGATGACCCAGGCTGCCATCCTGATCCAGAGCAAGTTCCGAAGCTACTATGAACAGAAGCGATTTCAGCAGAGTCGCCGGGCAGCGGTGCTCATCCAGCAGCACTACCGCTCCTACCGTCGCAGGCCAGGGCCTCCCCACCGGCCCACGGGCCCCCTGCCTGCCCGCAGCAA AGGCTCTTTTCTCACCAAGAAGCAGGACCAGGCAGCCCGGAAGATCATGAGATTCCTGCGGCGCTGCCGACACAG GATGAGGGAATTGAAGCAGAACCAGGAGCTGGAAGGGCTTCCCCAGCCCGGCCTGGCCACCTGA
- the CAMTA2 gene encoding calmodulin-binding transcription activator 2 isoform X6, translating into MNTKDTTEVAENSHHLKIFLPKKLLECLPRCPLLPPERLRWNTNEEIASYLITFEKHDEWLSCAPKTRPQNGSIILYNRKKVKYRKDGYLWKKRKDGKTTREDHMKLKVQGMEPVSWQCLYGCYVHSSIVPTFHRRCYWLLQNPDIVLVHYLNVPALEDCGKGCSPIFCSISSDRREWLKWSREELLGQLKPMFHGIKWSCGNGTEEFSVEQLVQQILDTHPTKPAPRTHACLCSGGLGSGSLTHKCSSTKHRIISPKVEPRALTLTSVPHPPEPPPLIAPLPPELPKAHTSPSSSSSSSSSSGFGEPLEIRPSPPTSRGGSSRGGTAILLLTGLEQRTGGLTPTRHLAPQADPRPSMSLAVVVGSEPSAPPAPPSPAFDPDRFLNSPQRGQTYGGGQGVSPDFPEAEAAHTPCPALEPAAALEPQAATRGSPPQSRAGGRRGNCFFIQDDDSGEDLKAQGAAPPVPSPPPSPPPSPAPLEPSGRVGRGEALFGGAGGAGELEPFSLSSFPDLMGELISEEAPGGPAPAPQLSPALSTITDFSPEWSYPEGGVKVLITGPWTEAAEHYSCVFDHIAVPASLVQPGVLRCYCPAHEVGLVSLQVAGREGPLSASVLFEYRARRFLSLPSTQLDWLSLDDNQFRMSILERLEQMEKRMAEIAAAGQTPGQGPDVPPIQDEGQGPGFEARVVVLVESMIPRSTWRGPERLAHGSPFRGMSLLHLAAAQGYARLIETLSQWRSVETGSLDLEQEVDPLNVDHFSCTPLMWACALGHLEAAVLLFRWNRQALSIPDSLGRLPLSVAHSRGHVRLARCLEELQRQEASAEPPLALSPPSSSPDTGLSSVSSPSELSDGTFSVTSAYSSAPDGSPPPAPLPASEITMEMVPGQLPSGAPEAPLLLMDYEATNPKGPPPSPPPPPPAPDGGAAPEEADGPAAVDVIPVDMISLAKQIIEATPERIKREDFVGLLEAGAPVRERTGAVGLSETMSWLASYLENVDHFPSSAPPSELPLERGRLALPPAPSWAEFLSASASGKMESDFALLTLSDHEQRELYEAARVIQTAFRKYKGRRLKEQQEVAAAVIQRCYRKYKQLTWIALKFALYKKMTQAAILIQSKFRSYYEQKRFQQSRRAAVLIQQHYRSYRRRPGPPHRPTGPLPARSKGSFLTKKQDQAARKIMRFLRRCRHRMRELKQNQELEGLPQPGLAT; encoded by the exons GAGATTGCATCCTACTTGATCACCTTCGAGAAGCATGATGAGTGGCTATCCTGTGCCCCCAAGACAAG GCCTCAGAATGGCTCCATTATCCTCTACAACCGCAAGAAGGTGAAATACCGGAAGGATGGTTACCTCTGGAAGAAGCGGAAAGACGGGAAGACCACCCGAGAGGACCACATGAAGCTGAAGGTCCAGGGCATGGAG cctgtctcctGGCAGTGTCTCTATGGCTGCTACGTTCACTCTTCCATCGTCCCCACATTCCATCGGCGCTGCTACTGGCTGCTCCAG AACCCCGACATCGTCCTTGTGCACTACCTGAACGTCCCAGCCCTGGAGGATTGTGGAAAGGGCTGCAGCCCCATCTTTTGTTCCATCAGCAGCGATCGTCGAGAGTGGCTGAAGTGGTCCCGGGAGGAGCTGTTGGGACAGCTGAAGCCCATGT TCCATGGCATCAAGTGGAGCTGTGGGAACGGGACGGAAGAGTTCTCTgtggagcagctggtgcagcagaTCCTGGACACCCACCCGACCAAGCCTGCACCCCGAACCCACGCCTGTCTCTGCAGTGGGGGCCTTG GTTCTGGGAGCCTTACCCACAAGTGCAGCAGCACGAAACACCGCATCATCTCTCCCAAAGTGGAGCCCCGAGCTTTAACCCTGACCTCTGTCCCCCATCCCCCTGAGCCCCCTCCACTGATAGCCCCACTTCCCCCGGAGCTCCCCAAGGCACATAcctccccctcttcttcctcctcttcttcctcttcttctggcTTTGGGGAACCCCTAGAGATCAGACCTAGCCCTCCCACCTCCCGAGGGGGTTCTTCGAGGGGAGGCACCGCTATCCTCCTCCTGACAGGACTGGAGCAGCGAACCGGGGGCTTGACCCCCACCAGGCACTTGGCTCCCCAGGCTGATCCTAGGCCTTCCATGAGcctggctgtggttgtaggctctGAGCCCTCTGCCCCACcagctcctcccagccctgcctttgACCCTGATCGTTTTCTCAACAGCCCACAGAGGGGCCAGACAtatggaggggggcagggagtaAGCCCAGACTTCCCGGAGGCAGAGGCTGCCCATACCCCCTGTCCTGCCCTTGAGCCCGCTGCTGCTCTGGAGCCCCAGGCGGCTACTCGGGGTTCCCCTCCACAGTCCAGAGCCGGCGGGAGAAGAGGAAACTGCTTCTTCATTCAAGATGATGACAGTGGGGAGGATCTCAAGGCCCAGGGGGCTGCCCCACCAGTACCTTCACCCCCTCcttcacccccaccctcacctgccCCCTTGGAGCCGTCGGGCAGAGTAGGAAGAGGGGAGGCCTTGTTTGGAGGAGCTGGTGGGGCCGGCGAGCTAGAGCCCTTCAGCCTCTCATCATTCCCTGACCTCATGGGAGAACTCATCAGCGAGGAAGCTCCtggcggccccgcccccgccccccagctctcTCCTGCTCTTAGCACCATCACAGACTTCTCCCCAGAGTGGTCCTACCCAGAG GGTGGGGTCAAGGTGCTCATCACAGGACCTTGGACGGAGGCCGCCGAGCATTACTCCTGTGTCTTCGATCACATCGCAGTGCCAGCCTCGCTCGTCCAGCCCGGTGTCTTACGCTGCTACTGTCCCG CCCATGAGGTTGGGCTGGTGTCTTTGCAGGTGGCAGGGCGGGAGGGGCCCCTGTCTGCCTCTGTGCTCTTTGAGTATCGAGCCCGCCGATTCCTGTCACTGCCTAGCACTCAGCTTGACTGGTTGTCACTGGACG ACAACCAGTTCCGGATGTCCATCCTGGAGCGACTGGAGCAGATGGAGAAGCGGATGGCAGAGATTGCGGCAGCGGGGCAGACCCCAGGCCAGGGTCCTGACGTGCCTCCAATTCAG GATGAAGGCCAGGGGCCCGGGTTCGAGGCACGCGTGGTGGTCCTGGTAGAGAGCATGATCCCACGCTCCACCTGGAGGGGTCCTGAACGTCTGGCCCATGGAAGCCCCTTCCGGGGCATGAGCCTTCTGCACCTGGCTGCCGCCCAGGGCTACGCCCGCCTCATCGAGACCCTGAGCCAGTGGCG GAGTGTGGAGACCGGAAGCTTGGACTTAGAGCAAGAGGTTGACCCGCTCAATGTGGACCATTTCTCTTGCACTCCTCTG ATGTGGGCTTGTGCTCTGGGCCACCTGGAGGCTGCCGTGCTCCTTTTCCGTTGGAACAGACAGGCGCTGAGCATTCCTGACTCTCTGGGCCGCCTGCCCCTGTCTGTGGCTCATTCCCGGGGTCACGTGCGCCTCGCCCGCTGCCTTGAGGAACTGCAGAGACAGGAAGCTTCCGCTGAGCCCCCACTTGCCCTGTCGCCACCCTCCTCCAGCCCAGATACTG GTCTGAGCAGTGTCTCCTCGCCTTCGGAGCTGTCGGATGGCACTTTCTCCGTTACATCAGCCTATTCTAGTGCCCCGGACGGGAGTCCTCCCCCTGCTCCTCTGCCGGCCTCTGAGATTACAATGGAGATGGTCCCGGGCCAGCTCCCCTCTGGTGCCCCAGAGGCCCCCCTGCTCCTCATGGACTATGAAGCCACCAACCCCAAAGGGCCCCCACCCTCTccgcctcctcccccaccagccccagaCGGCGGAGCTGCTCCAGAGGAAGCTGATGGCCCAGCGGCTGTGGATGTGATCCCG GTGGACATGATCTCACTGGCCAAGCAGATCATCGAAGCCACACCAGAGAGGATTAAACGAGAGGACTTCGTGGGGCTGCTCGAGGCAGGAGCCCCAGTGCGGGAGCGGACGGGGGCTGTGGGGCTCAGCGAAACCATGTCCTGGCTGGCTAGCTACCTGGAGAATGTGGACCATTTCCCCAGCTCAGCCCCTCCCAG CGAACTGCCCTTGGAGCGGGGTCGCCTGGCTCTCCCTCCAGCACCTTCCTGGGCAGAGTTTCTCTCGGCGTCTGCCAGTGGCAAGATGGAGAGTGATTTTGCTCTGCTGACACTATCGGATCACGAGCAGCGGGAACTGTATGAGGCGGCCCGAGTCATCCAGACAGCCTTCCGAAAGTACAAG GGCCGGCGGCTGAAGGAGCAGCAGGAGGTAGCAGCAGCTGTAATCCAGCGCTGTTACCGGAAGTACAAGCAG CTGACCTGGATTGCACTCAAG tTTGCACTCTATAAGAAGATGACCCAGGCTGCCATCCTGATCCAGAGCAAGTTCCGAAGCTACTATGAACAGAAGCGATTTCAGCAGAGTCGCCGGGCAGCGGTGCTCATCCAGCAGCACTACCGCTCCTACCGTCGCAGGCCAGGGCCTCCCCACCGGCCCACGGGCCCCCTGCCTGCCCGCAGCAA AGGCTCTTTTCTCACCAAGAAGCAGGACCAGGCAGCCCGGAAGATCATGAGATTCCTGCGGCGCTGCCGACACAG GATGAGGGAATTGAAGCAGAACCAGGAGCTGGAAGGGCTTCCCCAGCCCGGCCTGGCCACCTGA
- the CAMTA2 gene encoding calmodulin-binding transcription activator 2 isoform X10, whose product MNTKDTTEVAENSHHLKIFLPKKLLECLPRCPLLPPERLRWNTNEEIASYLITFEKHDEWLSCAPKTRPQNGSIILYNRKKVKYRKDGYLWKKRKDGKTTREDHMKLKVQGMECLYGCYVHSSIVPTFHRRCYWLLQNPDIVLVHYLNVPALEDCGKGCSPIFCSISSDRREWLKWSREELLGQLKPMFHGIKWSCGNGTEEFSVEQLVQQILDTHPTKPAPRTHACLCSGGLGSGSLTHKCSSTKHRIISPKVEPRALTLTSVPHPPEPPPLIAPLPPELPKAHTSPSSSSSSSSSSGFGEPLEIRPSPPTSRGGSSRGGTAILLLTGLEQRTGGLTPTRHLAPQADPRPSMSLAVVVGSEPSAPPAPPSPAFDPDRFLNSPQRGQTYGGGQGVSPDFPEAEAAHTPCPALEPAAALEPQAATRGSPPQSRAGGRRGNCFFIQDDDSGEDLKAQGAAPPVPSPPPSPPPSPAPLEPSGRVGRGEALFGGAGGAGELEPFSLSSFPDLMGELISEEAPGGPAPAPQLSPALSTITDFSPEWSYPEGGVKVLITGPWTEAAEHYSCVFDHIAVPASLVQPGVLRCYCPAHEVGLVSLQVAGREGPLSASVLFEYRARRFLSLPSTQLDWLSLDDNQFRMSILERLEQMEKRMAEIAAAGQTPGQGPDVPPIQDEGQGPGFEARVVVLVESMIPRSTWRGPERLAHGSPFRGMSLLHLAAAQGYARLIETLSQWRSVETGSLDLEQEVDPLNVDHFSCTPLMWACALGHLEAAVLLFRWNRQALSIPDSLGRLPLSVAHSRGHVRLARCLEELQRQEASAEPPLALSPPSSSPDTGLSSVSSPSELSDGTFSVTSAYSSAPDGSPPPAPLPASEITMEMVPGQLPSGAPEAPLLLMDYEATNPKGPPPSPPPPPPAPDGGAAPEEADGPAAVDVIPVDMISLAKQIIEATPERIKREDFVGLLEAGAPVRERTGAVGLSETMSWLASYLENVDHFPSSAPPSELPLERGRLALPPAPSWAEFLSASASGKMESDFALLTLSDHEQRELYEAARVIQTAFRKYKGRRLKEQQEVAAAVIQRCYRKYKQFALYKKMTQAAILIQSKFRSYYEQKRFQQSRRAAVLIQQHYRSYRRRPGPPHRPTGPLPARSKGSFLTKKQDQAARKIMRFLRRCRHRMRELKQNQELEGLPQPGLAT is encoded by the exons GAGATTGCATCCTACTTGATCACCTTCGAGAAGCATGATGAGTGGCTATCCTGTGCCCCCAAGACAAG GCCTCAGAATGGCTCCATTATCCTCTACAACCGCAAGAAGGTGAAATACCGGAAGGATGGTTACCTCTGGAAGAAGCGGAAAGACGGGAAGACCACCCGAGAGGACCACATGAAGCTGAAGGTCCAGGGCATGGAG TGTCTCTATGGCTGCTACGTTCACTCTTCCATCGTCCCCACATTCCATCGGCGCTGCTACTGGCTGCTCCAG AACCCCGACATCGTCCTTGTGCACTACCTGAACGTCCCAGCCCTGGAGGATTGTGGAAAGGGCTGCAGCCCCATCTTTTGTTCCATCAGCAGCGATCGTCGAGAGTGGCTGAAGTGGTCCCGGGAGGAGCTGTTGGGACAGCTGAAGCCCATGT TCCATGGCATCAAGTGGAGCTGTGGGAACGGGACGGAAGAGTTCTCTgtggagcagctggtgcagcagaTCCTGGACACCCACCCGACCAAGCCTGCACCCCGAACCCACGCCTGTCTCTGCAGTGGGGGCCTTG GTTCTGGGAGCCTTACCCACAAGTGCAGCAGCACGAAACACCGCATCATCTCTCCCAAAGTGGAGCCCCGAGCTTTAACCCTGACCTCTGTCCCCCATCCCCCTGAGCCCCCTCCACTGATAGCCCCACTTCCCCCGGAGCTCCCCAAGGCACATAcctccccctcttcttcctcctcttcttcctcttcttctggcTTTGGGGAACCCCTAGAGATCAGACCTAGCCCTCCCACCTCCCGAGGGGGTTCTTCGAGGGGAGGCACCGCTATCCTCCTCCTGACAGGACTGGAGCAGCGAACCGGGGGCTTGACCCCCACCAGGCACTTGGCTCCCCAGGCTGATCCTAGGCCTTCCATGAGcctggctgtggttgtaggctctGAGCCCTCTGCCCCACcagctcctcccagccctgcctttgACCCTGATCGTTTTCTCAACAGCCCACAGAGGGGCCAGACAtatggaggggggcagggagtaAGCCCAGACTTCCCGGAGGCAGAGGCTGCCCATACCCCCTGTCCTGCCCTTGAGCCCGCTGCTGCTCTGGAGCCCCAGGCGGCTACTCGGGGTTCCCCTCCACAGTCCAGAGCCGGCGGGAGAAGAGGAAACTGCTTCTTCATTCAAGATGATGACAGTGGGGAGGATCTCAAGGCCCAGGGGGCTGCCCCACCAGTACCTTCACCCCCTCcttcacccccaccctcacctgccCCCTTGGAGCCGTCGGGCAGAGTAGGAAGAGGGGAGGCCTTGTTTGGAGGAGCTGGTGGGGCCGGCGAGCTAGAGCCCTTCAGCCTCTCATCATTCCCTGACCTCATGGGAGAACTCATCAGCGAGGAAGCTCCtggcggccccgcccccgccccccagctctcTCCTGCTCTTAGCACCATCACAGACTTCTCCCCAGAGTGGTCCTACCCAGAG GGTGGGGTCAAGGTGCTCATCACAGGACCTTGGACGGAGGCCGCCGAGCATTACTCCTGTGTCTTCGATCACATCGCAGTGCCAGCCTCGCTCGTCCAGCCCGGTGTCTTACGCTGCTACTGTCCCG CCCATGAGGTTGGGCTGGTGTCTTTGCAGGTGGCAGGGCGGGAGGGGCCCCTGTCTGCCTCTGTGCTCTTTGAGTATCGAGCCCGCCGATTCCTGTCACTGCCTAGCACTCAGCTTGACTGGTTGTCACTGGACG ACAACCAGTTCCGGATGTCCATCCTGGAGCGACTGGAGCAGATGGAGAAGCGGATGGCAGAGATTGCGGCAGCGGGGCAGACCCCAGGCCAGGGTCCTGACGTGCCTCCAATTCAG GATGAAGGCCAGGGGCCCGGGTTCGAGGCACGCGTGGTGGTCCTGGTAGAGAGCATGATCCCACGCTCCACCTGGAGGGGTCCTGAACGTCTGGCCCATGGAAGCCCCTTCCGGGGCATGAGCCTTCTGCACCTGGCTGCCGCCCAGGGCTACGCCCGCCTCATCGAGACCCTGAGCCAGTGGCG GAGTGTGGAGACCGGAAGCTTGGACTTAGAGCAAGAGGTTGACCCGCTCAATGTGGACCATTTCTCTTGCACTCCTCTG ATGTGGGCTTGTGCTCTGGGCCACCTGGAGGCTGCCGTGCTCCTTTTCCGTTGGAACAGACAGGCGCTGAGCATTCCTGACTCTCTGGGCCGCCTGCCCCTGTCTGTGGCTCATTCCCGGGGTCACGTGCGCCTCGCCCGCTGCCTTGAGGAACTGCAGAGACAGGAAGCTTCCGCTGAGCCCCCACTTGCCCTGTCGCCACCCTCCTCCAGCCCAGATACTG GTCTGAGCAGTGTCTCCTCGCCTTCGGAGCTGTCGGATGGCACTTTCTCCGTTACATCAGCCTATTCTAGTGCCCCGGACGGGAGTCCTCCCCCTGCTCCTCTGCCGGCCTCTGAGATTACAATGGAGATGGTCCCGGGCCAGCTCCCCTCTGGTGCCCCAGAGGCCCCCCTGCTCCTCATGGACTATGAAGCCACCAACCCCAAAGGGCCCCCACCCTCTccgcctcctcccccaccagccccagaCGGCGGAGCTGCTCCAGAGGAAGCTGATGGCCCAGCGGCTGTGGATGTGATCCCG GTGGACATGATCTCACTGGCCAAGCAGATCATCGAAGCCACACCAGAGAGGATTAAACGAGAGGACTTCGTGGGGCTGCTCGAGGCAGGAGCCCCAGTGCGGGAGCGGACGGGGGCTGTGGGGCTCAGCGAAACCATGTCCTGGCTGGCTAGCTACCTGGAGAATGTGGACCATTTCCCCAGCTCAGCCCCTCCCAG CGAACTGCCCTTGGAGCGGGGTCGCCTGGCTCTCCCTCCAGCACCTTCCTGGGCAGAGTTTCTCTCGGCGTCTGCCAGTGGCAAGATGGAGAGTGATTTTGCTCTGCTGACACTATCGGATCACGAGCAGCGGGAACTGTATGAGGCGGCCCGAGTCATCCAGACAGCCTTCCGAAAGTACAAG GGCCGGCGGCTGAAGGAGCAGCAGGAGGTAGCAGCAGCTGTAATCCAGCGCTGTTACCGGAAGTACAAGCAG tTTGCACTCTATAAGAAGATGACCCAGGCTGCCATCCTGATCCAGAGCAAGTTCCGAAGCTACTATGAACAGAAGCGATTTCAGCAGAGTCGCCGGGCAGCGGTGCTCATCCAGCAGCACTACCGCTCCTACCGTCGCAGGCCAGGGCCTCCCCACCGGCCCACGGGCCCCCTGCCTGCCCGCAGCAA AGGCTCTTTTCTCACCAAGAAGCAGGACCAGGCAGCCCGGAAGATCATGAGATTCCTGCGGCGCTGCCGACACAG GATGAGGGAATTGAAGCAGAACCAGGAGCTGGAAGGGCTTCCCCAGCCCGGCCTGGCCACCTGA